CGACCTCAGAAGCAATAACTGCTCCAATTGCTATCCATGGATTAATAAGAAATAATCCAATAACTGCCAAAAATTCCACAATCAACGCGAAAAGCGCACCTGAATAAGTCACCGTCCACTTATGCGCTATCATTTTGCGGTCTTGCACATTTCTAAAACCCAGTGTGTTACCCAAATCCACCAATCCATCAAAATGCTGCAGACCTGTTAAAATCAGCAGAAACGCAATTGTCATTGCTGCCGGTGCGGCTTTTGCCAGAAAAGCTGTTGGGAACACAATAAGCATGTTTGCGGTTGAAAGCAAAAAGTCTATGATGTAGCTGGATGCAACAAAATATGCTGCTCCAAAAGCTCCAATTAATGCGCCGATTAAGGGGAAAAGGTAGATGTGTTGGGCAGTGTTTAGCACAAAGTCTTCTTTTGTGTTCATTGGGATTATGGTTAAGAAAGATAACAAATCCCTAAACGTTTTTATAGTTTTCAACGGCGACATATATTCTAACAACTACCATTAGTGAATATAGGCTTTGTCGTGAGAGGGATGGAGGAACTTAACAGTAAAAAAGTGATGGTTACTGGCGGCGCAGGCTTTATCGGTTACCATCTGACAAAAAAACTTGTAACCTTAACCCCCAACTTAACAATTTATGACGATTTATCCAGCGGAAAAATGGAAAACGTAAACGACGTACCATCCGCCAAATTCGTCAAAGGAGATATTTTAGACGCAAAAGCCCTCCTTGCACAAGAAAAAACTGACTTAATTTATCACTTAGCAGCTCAAGTTGTAGTTCCATACTCAATGGAAAACCCCCTGATTGACTTTGACACTAACGCTAAAGGAACCATGCATGTTTTGGAAAAAGCCCGCAAAGACGACGCAAAACTCGTTTTTGCTTCAAGCGCCGCAGTTTATGGCAACCCTACAGTTTTTCCAACTCCTGAAGGCTATGGTTTTCACCCCTTCTCATGTTATGGTTTAAGCAAGGTTGTCGGGGAAGAATACTGTCAAATGTACCAGAGCCAATATGGACTGGACATAACCATCATGCGGTTTGCAAACGTTTTCGGTCCAAGATGTCACGGTGTAATCCACGATTTTATTGAGAAACTGGAGAAAAACCCTGATAAACTGGAAATAATCGGCACAGGCTTGCAATCCCGCGATTTCGTGCATGTATCTGATGTGGTGGACGCGCTCATAAAAGTGGGAGAGAGCAAAAAAGCAAACGGTGAAGTCTACAACATCGGCTGCGGAACAACCACTTCAATTCTTGAACTTGCAAAAATGATAATCAAAATTCTTGGGCTTAAAAAAACAGTAATCACTACCACCAACGTTTCTTGGCAGGGTGACGTGACAAAAATCTGGTTCAACAATAACAAGGCTAAACGAGAACTGAAATGGAACCCAAAAATCACCTTGGAAGATCACATACGCGAAATTATCGCTGAGAGGAAAAACTCCAAATGAGTTCTGCCTCGCCAGTAAAGGGCTTACTTGCTCTACTTCGGCTTCCTTACTGGCTAATGACAGGTGGCTTATCACTTTTAACCGCGCGTGCAATAACCAAAGCAAGCCTAGGCAGCATAGAAACCACGCTTGGCGCGTTGAGTTTTGGGTGGGTTGCCCTTCTGATTTTCTTTTCCATGGCTTTTATCACGTCCGCAGGGTTTGCTATAAACGATTATTTTGACCGAGAAAGTGACGCTGTAATCAAGCCTAAGCGTCCTATCCCTTCAGGGGCGCTATCTTTAACGCAGGTTATGGCGGTTTCAGGCGTGCTTTTTGCGGTTGGGCTGGTTTTGGCTTTCTTGATTAACTGGCTTAGTTTTGCAATTATCGCTGTTGATTCCGTTTTGCTTTTGATTTATTCGTACATGGTGAAACGTAAATCAGGGTTCATAGCCAATGTGTTAGTTGGAATTTTAACTGGTACCGCTTTCCTGTATGGGCAAGCAACAGTCTCCAATACAATCAGTATAATTTCATTTACCCTCTACCCAATAGCTTTTGGAACCATAGGCGGTAACGTACTGCGTGATGTCCTAAGCGTTGAAGGCGACACGAAAGTTGGTTATCCAACGTTGCCACAGAAAATCGGTAACATCAAATCCATTAAAGTAGCTGCAATTTTCTTCCTGTTGACAGGGTTACTTGCGCCATTGCCTTCTATACCCTTCTTTGCGGACCACTTCACCATTTACTATCTTCCCTGTATTCTTTTGTGGAGTGTTCTGCTCATCTATGCATCAGTTCGCCTTATCACTTCAGCCTCAACTCTTCAAAGCGTACGAAAATATGAACGCATAGTTACTATGTCCATGATTCTTTTACCTATAGCGTTAATATTTGAAGCCGTACTCGGAGGGTTACTGTGAGCGAAACCAAAAGCATCTGCCCCGAATGTCAAAAGAAAATCAATGCACAACTCCGTGAAGTCAACGGCAAAATCCAGATCATCAAACAGTGTCCAGAGCACGGTGAATTCAAAGCTACCCACTGGCAAAGCATACCCATCTTTGAACACATGATAAAGTACGACCAGTTCCAATACCTCGGCGACCTCAACGCACCAAAAGACCCAGCAGGTTGCCCATACAACTGTGAAAAATGCAAAATTCACGCCTCAGGAACCGTCATCGGCGTTATCGATGTAACTAAACGTTGCAATTTTAAATGTGCAATTTGCTTCTCAACCTTCCCAGATCAAGGTGAAGATTACGAACCCACCAAAGAATCCCTCATAAACATGCTCGAGTTCGCCGCTAAAGCTAACCCTAAACCCCCAGCGATCCTGTTTTCAGGCGGCGAACCGTTGGAACGCGAAGACATGCCTGAAATCATAGCCGCTGCTCACAGGCTAAAATTCATGACAATTTTAGCAACTAACGGAACTCACTTGGTTGATACTCCTGGTTTGGCAAAGCGACTCAAAGATGCAGGGTTAAACATTGTTTACTTGTCTTTTGATAGTTTCCATGAAGAGTTCAACAAAAAAATCCGTGGATTGCCCCTGGTGGACATTAAGCTCAAAGCGATTGATGTCTGCCGCAAATACGATATGGAAGTCATTTTGGTTAACACGTTAATGAAAAGCCTCAACGATGAGGAAGTCGGTGACATGATTCGATTCGCAGCCCAAAACACAGACATCATAAGAGGCTTAATTTTCCAGCCCATAGCTTTCACTGGCAGAGCAACTGAGAATCCTTTCCGCGAGAACTTTCGGGAATGGAGTTTTGCCGAGGACGTGGAGACACAGACCAATGGGGAAGTAAAAGCCACCGATTTGTTTCCGATGTCTGTTATGACTTCACCGATTAAAATCATGCGTAAATTCATGCAAAAACCCTGGCCACTGTTTTCGTGCAGTCCACAATGCGGCATCGTGAACTGGATTTACGTTTCTAAAAGCGGCAAAATGTTCCCAATTAATCGTTTTGTGAATTTTGACAGATTCTTCAGTACCATTCGCAAAACCGCTGAAAACGCCGAGTCAAAAGGCAAATTCTCACTGCTTTCTTCACTGTTTATGGCTTCCATGCTGTCAATGAACATGTTCTTAGTTACCCGAGAAGTGGGTATGCCGACTTTGTTAAAGTCGATTTTGCGTATGCACATTTCACCTTCTTATCAGTCGCTGGGTAAAATCCGCCGCAGAATCTTCCTACTAGGTTGCATGGCATTTATGGACAGTTACAACTTTGACGTTAACCGCGTACGACGCTGCGTAGTTCACTACATTACCCCTGACCTCAAAATCATACCCTTCTGCGCCTACAACAACGTGCATCGCGTTGCAATAGAAAAGGAGTACATACAAAGAACCAAAAAAGCCTAATTTTTCCTCTTTTTAGGCAATTAAGACTTTTTCTCAAAATTGTTGCTGTTTTTGTTGCACTATCTTCAGGGTACCCTCGATTTTTTTCCAGTGCGCACCCTGCCAATACACTTGTCCGCAGTTGGGGCATTTCCAGAATTTGTCATTATAGAGAAGCGTGTTTGCTTCCACGTCAGTTTGGATTTGGGTTTTTGCGGTTGGGTTTAGTTTAGCTCCGCATTTGGGGCAATAGGATTTGTCCATATCAATTTCCACGTCTAAACTGTAGCGGCTTGCCAACTGTGCGAGTCTTCCTGTTTCATTTTTAGCATCCACATAAAACACTTCAATACCCTTGCTAACCGCACGATGATACAGCTCAAAATCCCTTGTCAAAAGCACCCTGTTCTCTTTTTTTGCCACAGCTAAAAGTTCATTGTCACCCATTTTAATGGAATACTCTACGTCGTGTCCAAGCATCCGAAGCCAACGTGCAAGTTTTCCCAGCATGCCATCTGCGAGGAACTTCAAATTTTGCCTCTCCGCAGAACCATGCCGCAGCCTGCTTTTGCTACAATTTCGCCCTCATCCATGATTAGTTTGCCATTTACGTAGGTTTTAACTGGTTTTCCTTGGGCTTCCCAGCCGTCGTAGGGTGAGAATTTGGCTTTAGACTTAAATTTTGATGCCTCAATCTTGAAGACTCTCTTGTAATCCACAACGGTTAGGTTCGCTTGGTTTTCTGCTTTAAGCTTGCCCTGACCTTGTAGACCAAAGATTTCTGCGGGTTTTTCCGCTAAAAGCTCTACTACCCTTTCAAGACTCAATTTACCCCTGTTAATCTGCGTCAATAGCAAAGGCAACGTGACTTCTAATCCTGGTAATCCCGGTTTAACCTCCCAAACATCTTCCGCCGACTTTTCATTCAAAGTATGGGGTGCATGGTCAGAACCCAGCGAATCCACGATGCCCTCGGTGATGCCTTTCCAGAGCGCTTCAGTTTGGTCTGGACTGCGGATTGGAGGCGCAACAATTATCATGCTTCCCAAGCGGGGCGTGTCGGTGCTGGATAGGAACAGGTGGTTTGGGGTTACCTCACAGGTGACTGCTCTGCCCTCTTTTTTTGCTTCAGAGATTGTGTCTAAGCCTTCTTGTGAGGTAACATGGCAAAAATGAATTTTAGCTTTGGTTTTTTTGGTGACTGACAGTAAATGTTTAATGGCTTTTTGTTCTGCTTCTGGAGTATGCGCTTGAAGAAACGCTGCTGGACTGCTTTTTTTGGCTGCTCGAAGCATAGCCTCATTAAATCCTACCAAATCCTTATCTTCAGCATGAACCGCGACAGGCACACCAAGCGCTCCAACCTGCTCAAAAGCTTCAGTCATTGCTGCGTCATCATCAAGGTTTAAGCCGCCAACCTGAGCGCCCATAAAAAGTTTAAACCCAAAATTCCCCTCAGCAACAATATCACCAATCTGCTTTGTCTCTTTGGGGAATTCGCTGTAGAATCCAACATTAACCATTGTGCGCCGCTGGGCTATTTCCATTCGGTTACGCAATGTTTGTGGGCTCATAGTTACAGGGTCATTGTTTGGCATGTCCAGAACCGTTGTGAAACCCCCCGCTGCCGCTGCCGATGTGCCCGAGTGGAAATCTTCTTTGTATGCTTTGCCTTCATCTCGCAGATGTACATGCGTGTCGATGAGTCCAGACAAAACCAGCAAGCCTTTTAGGTCAACTTTTTCGTCAGCTTGGGGCATGTGAGTTTCTTTGCCGATTTTCTGGATTTTGCCTTCCTCAATTGCGATGCAGCAGTCCAAAACTTCCTTGTTTAGGTATGCCTTAGCATTTTTCAGCACAGTGTCAGCAATCATGCAGGGTCACGCTATCAATTAAGAATTAGCCAGTTAAAAAGAATTATTAAAAAAGAGGCTATTTCTCGCGAAGCTCTATGAGGCATTCATCGCAGATGTTTCTGCCCTCATATTCTCTGAGGTTTTCTGAGTAGGCGTTGCAGTTTTCGCAGTAACCTGATAAGGGTGCTTCTTCAAGTTCTTCTTCGCCTTCCTCAATTCGGCTTTTCTCCTGCATAATCTCAAGAAGCTCCGACATAACGCCCAGAAGGTCTTTGCTTGAAATTATCCCAACCAAATTACCCTTATACATAACGCCCAATCGTCGAATATCTAACCGATTCATTCTCCTTGCGGCATCAGTGACCGTGGCATCTGGCTCAATTGTTACTAGTGGAGTAGTCATGATTTCTTTAACTTTTACGATGTCTGGCTTGAGATTGTTTGCTATAACCCGAATTACCAAGTCGCGTTCGGTTATTATGCCTATGGATTTTCCTGACTCGTTGATAACAATAACGCATCCTACGTCGCTTTGCGCCATTGACGCTGCAGCTTGGTT
This region of Candidatus Bathyarchaeota archaeon genomic DNA includes:
- a CDS encoding GDP-mannose 4,6-dehydratase, with amino-acid sequence MEELNSKKVMVTGGAGFIGYHLTKKLVTLTPNLTIYDDLSSGKMENVNDVPSAKFVKGDILDAKALLAQEKTDLIYHLAAQVVVPYSMENPLIDFDTNAKGTMHVLEKARKDDAKLVFASSAAVYGNPTVFPTPEGYGFHPFSCYGLSKVVGEEYCQMYQSQYGLDITIMRFANVFGPRCHGVIHDFIEKLEKNPDKLEIIGTGLQSRDFVHVSDVVDALIKVGESKKANGEVYNIGCGTTTSILELAKMIIKILGLKKTVITTTNVSWQGDVTKIWFNNNKAKRELKWNPKITLEDHIREIIAERKNSK
- a CDS encoding UbiA family prenyltransferase, coding for MSSASPVKGLLALLRLPYWLMTGGLSLLTARAITKASLGSIETTLGALSFGWVALLIFFSMAFITSAGFAINDYFDRESDAVIKPKRPIPSGALSLTQVMAVSGVLFAVGLVLAFLINWLSFAIIAVDSVLLLIYSYMVKRKSGFIANVLVGILTGTAFLYGQATVSNTISIISFTLYPIAFGTIGGNVLRDVLSVEGDTKVGYPTLPQKIGNIKSIKVAAIFFLLTGLLAPLPSIPFFADHFTIYYLPCILLWSVLLIYASVRLITSASTLQSVRKYERIVTMSMILLPIALIFEAVLGGLL
- a CDS encoding dihydroorotase family protein gives rise to the protein MIADTVLKNAKAYLNKEVLDCCIAIEEGKIQKIGKETHMPQADEKVDLKGLLVLSGLIDTHVHLRDEGKAYKEDFHSGTSAAAAGGFTTVLDMPNNDPVTMSPQTLRNRMEIAQRRTMVNVGFYSEFPKETKQIGDIVAEGNFGFKLFMGAQVGGLNLDDDAAMTEAFEQVGALGVPVAVHAEDKDLVGFNEAMLRAAKKSSPAAFLQAHTPEAEQKAIKHLLSVTKKTKAKIHFCHVTSQEGLDTISEAKKEGRAVTCEVTPNHLFLSSTDTPRLGSMIIVAPPIRSPDQTEALWKGITEGIVDSLGSDHAPHTLNEKSAEDVWEVKPGLPGLEVTLPLLLTQINRGKLSLERVVELLAEKPAEIFGLQGQGKLKAENQANLTVVDYKRVFKIEASKFKSKAKFSPYDGWEAQGKPVKTYVNGKLIMDEGEIVAKAGCGMVLRRGKI
- a CDS encoding Mut7-C RNAse domain-containing protein; the protein is MKFLADGMLGKLARWLRMLGHDVEYSIKMGDNELLAVAKKENRVLLTRDFELYHRAVSKGIEVFYVDAKNETGRLAQLASRYSLDVEIDMDKSYCPKCGAKLNPTAKTQIQTDVEANTLLYNDKFWKCPNCGQVYWQGAHWKKIEGTLKIVQQKQQQF
- a CDS encoding radical SAM protein, with translation MSETKSICPECQKKINAQLREVNGKIQIIKQCPEHGEFKATHWQSIPIFEHMIKYDQFQYLGDLNAPKDPAGCPYNCEKCKIHASGTVIGVIDVTKRCNFKCAICFSTFPDQGEDYEPTKESLINMLEFAAKANPKPPAILFSGGEPLEREDMPEIIAAAHRLKFMTILATNGTHLVDTPGLAKRLKDAGLNIVYLSFDSFHEEFNKKIRGLPLVDIKLKAIDVCRKYDMEVILVNTLMKSLNDEEVGDMIRFAAQNTDIIRGLIFQPIAFTGRATENPFRENFREWSFAEDVETQTNGEVKATDLFPMSVMTSPIKIMRKFMQKPWPLFSCSPQCGIVNWIYVSKSGKMFPINRFVNFDRFFSTIRKTAENAESKGKFSLLSSLFMASMLSMNMFLVTREVGMPTLLKSILRMHISPSYQSLGKIRRRIFLLGCMAFMDSYNFDVNRVRRCVVHYITPDLKIIPFCAYNNVHRVAIEKEYIQRTKKA
- a CDS encoding CBS domain-containing protein; this encodes MSEIGLRPRMLVKDVMSSPVITIDETSTSNQAAASMAQSDVGCVIVINESGKSIGIITERDLVIRVIANNLKPDIVKVKEIMTTPLVTIEPDATVTDAARRMNRLDIRRLGVMYKGNLVGIISSKDLLGVMSELLEIMQEKSRIEEGEEELEEAPLSGYCENCNAYSENLREYEGRNICDECLIELREK
- a CDS encoding adenosylcobinamide-GDP ribazoletransferase, which codes for MSPLKTIKTFRDLLSFLTIIPMNTKEDFVLNTAQHIYLFPLIGALIGAFGAAYFVASSYIIDFLLSTANMLIVFPTAFLAKAAPAAMTIAFLLILTGLQHFDGLVDLGNTLGFRNVQDRKMIAHKWTVTYSGALFALIVEFLAVIGLFLINPWIAIGAVIASEVAAKLAMVTIVWGGKPSHKGLGSIFLRMAKKKLNIAAYVAAVLIVFPILFFLGSPLSGIIGVVAVLASVPVGLLMVKVSEKTFGGVSGDTIGATNEIARALCLVLMAVLLGVLA